Within Geotrypetes seraphini chromosome 13, aGeoSer1.1, whole genome shotgun sequence, the genomic segment gactgggatctgctaaatagctctctgggtttttatttttgctttattaagctcaaaatacatctaataaggcaccacataaatagggcacatcaaaacagatatattgcatgcaaaaccttctatttttgtggacaaacagcaatgttatttgctaattagaggaaaagatccattaactgaagcagagcatatgaaaaaaacacagctttagtttcttgctaaaaagctacccttttttctgactaaacagtgctccaatcagctcattactgaaagTGAGGAAAGCACTTGAAAGAATACATATAGATTGCAtggataacttcatttgcaaaagcttaaaaactgaagaaaaaaaagagatacagACCTTTGCATGACTTCCACTTCATTGCAAATGGGGGAGGTGTGCAGCTTgccaatgctgacctcattgtgagatcatcaaggtgtacCTGCAAGacagaatgccacaattaaaatatgtgctgggatttgaacccatgacctctggaagcACAGTGCTTTTACCCATTTAGTCACAGCCACTTCCTTTCAGTCatgggggttcctaccatgagagcttagtgaaaatacctgacaagatcatagcttagctaagctatcatatcagatgtgaggaagaaagacattagtggaagctgctgtggcttAATGGGTAAAAGTCCTGttcccatcttccagaggtcacaggttcaaatcccagcagatattttaattgtggcattctaccttgcaggtgcacctttatgatctcacaatgaggtcagctttggcaagctgcacacctccatttgcaatgaagtagaagccatgctaaggtctgtatctgtttttcaatttttaagcttttgcaaatgaagttatataTGCAATCTATACATTTTTTTCATATGCTTTCTTTGCATATGAAtgatgagctgattgtagcactgTTTAgtaagaaaaaaagggtagctttttagcaagaaacataaagctgtgtttttcatgtgctgtgcttcagttaatggatcttttcctctaattagcacatagcattgctgtttgtccacaaaaatagaaggttttgcatgcaatatatctgttttgatgtacccgtttatgtggtgccttattaaatgtattttgagcttaataaagcaaaaataaaaacccaaagagctatttagcagatctcattaaggacatccaaactgtgcctaaggtccgaccatagaactcaggtctatctgaagccaaaactatgctgaaaagtagacctggtttccattagcctacaatgtaggcataagATGGACACCCTAGATCGCTCAGTGTTAtgcaaatgaatcaaaggacACCCATACTGAAGCCTCGCCCAGACCACACCTATTCCATTAGGCGTGAGTTTTCCCAATGGACGTCAATGAAATTGTGGAGGCGTCTACAAAGTAACGTCCACATCCTTCAGatgtccatgtgccaattatcaCTCGTTTAGAcacttaaatggctcattaaccacttagtttggacaCTTAAGTCCCATTCAGCATTAGGCAggacttaggcaccctttataaaatcagggcctaagtgtatttagatagaatgtgagcccaccaggacagtcaggGAAACATGCttaagcacctgaataaattcatgtaaaccattctgagctcccttgggagaacagtatagaaaaaataaacaaatttaaataaataaaaaaaagatctaGTGTATAAAGACACTTTTCCTTGTTATCAAAAGCCTAATCACATCAAGACCAGGaagttgaaaacaattttttgaGATAAAGATAATAGCACTGAGAAGTACACCTTTGAATGTTAAACAGGAGGTCCCAAATAGAATGATTTATTAGaaacagaggggcataatcaaaagaaacttcCAAGTCCGATTTAGACATAGGACGCTaatcacccaaagtcggcagcaggatgaggtccattctcaaaaagtacatccaaattttcatttttttaaaaaaatcatctacCTGTACTTCTAGgcatttaatcgcccagaccgccactaattctatctttataccgcattcttggccaaaaatttgtccaagtcccaaacgcccagaacaaaaccttttagaagtgggatgcccagttcctcctgctgccatgccccaagacatcccccagcaggagggatgcccagtctctcctgccagtaCCCCCATCTCCCCCTTAAGATcatcggcaggaaggatgcccagtacctcctgctggtacccacacacacacacacaccgaaggccctgattgacccaaGCACTTAAGGCCtctcccacaggaggggccttaggcacctggaccaaccaaaatcttaggcctctctctgtGTGTTCCTGGATGCACGGGGAGTGGCCTAAAATTCCGATTGGACAGCTCCCTTAGGTACACCCTATTGGGGTGTGGACATTCGGGGGTGGAGGGGTGgcttcaggggttccagcaggagggactgtgcattcctcctgccaggagAGGTCTTGGGGGGTGGCAACAGGAGgagctgggcatccctcctgctggtagttttcgcgggaggggggggggttccctgctgcggccgctaaactgattgtggcagggagattccattgccacaatcagctcagcggcaacctcaCTCTCTAACTGGCACTAATGACATAGACGCCGATTAGAGAATCATGGTATtaggcgattctatataggatgtccgtgtgcaaatctcaaaagctgcttaggttgCTTCTGAGACCgtgtgtcctatacagaatccggccttagacctggttttacatcgtctaagacataacgtataagttctgtctaggcagcctCATTAAACTTTCGATTACACCTGCAGTATGGCTAAgtttaggttggcccacctcctgccctcaccactcttTCAAAAACATACCTTTctgctctgggcatacagcgggATTCAAaagcctaaaaagtctctggatacatctaaaaacccatttcaattatcggcacttggacgacccaTCCAAGTGCCAGcctgggtgggtttttagatgtatttttattttgattatgagcctcaaaGGTGTCTTGAAAGTGATACAAGCGACAACTAAAGCTAAAGTAATTGACGTAAAGCAGGCGTAATATTATTTAAACTTCCTATTCCCAAATATTAATCTGGCCTCAATGTTTTGTACTAATTGCAATCACTGTAGATTTTATTCAAttcactggaaagagaattacaaCCAATAAGCCAACTCAGGTATGGACTATCTTCACTAAATTACATTTTGTCAAAACAGGTTTTAATTGACATATCATCCGAAGATAGGAAAAAAGCATTACATTTCAGTTTACTATCACATAAAAATCCCAAGGTACTACGAGTATATTAGGCACCTTTACTACATAACTTAGGtatatcaacatggcagatgaattATCAACATTCAAAATTAAATTCTGCTTATACATACAGTCTGTCAGAATCTGACATCTATTACTGAAACCAGAGATGACATATTCTTGATCATCTTTCGTAAAGATGACAAGctagatgtcatctgcaaaaaaagtgaaaaatcaatttcCCCATCCAATAATTTTGCTATgaggaaatacaattaaagagGGTAGGTGTGAAAAGCAATCTTTGAGGAACTTCTCGTTAACAATTCCCTCCAACAGACTTATTGTGTATGATTGGAAAAATATGAACCAAACCATTTCAATACCAGAGATTCAAATCCAATGTTTTCAAGATGTTGCATTAATCTTGGATGAGAAACTTTGTCGAAGGCAGCAGTGAATCACcaactggttaaaagataagaAGCAAACAGAAGGACTAAATGGTCAATTTTCTCGGTAAGTGGAACAGGTAATAAGGAGCAATTAATTATGCTTTCAAACTGTTCCACACCTAGGGGACACGCCTTGAAACTAACAGCAAATTTAGAACAAATTGGAAAactaatttctttttttaaatccatgACCCATCGAGCTGTCAAAAGATGCTTTCAAGAGACATTTGGACAACTTCCTagaagagaagtccataaacAATAATTAGCCAAACTGACCTCAGAACCCCCCTGGGAGAGAATTACAAGAAATGGATCTATTCTTCCTGATCTCCCTGGTActtcctagggcaggggtgtccaatgtcggtcctcgagggccgcagtccagtcgggttttcaggatttcctcaatgaatatgcatgagatctatttgcatgcactgctttcaatgcatattcattggggaaatcctgaaaacccgactggactgcggccctcgaggaccgacattggacacccctgtcctaggggatTGGATTAGCCAAGACAGGAAGCTGGGGCCCTTTGGTCAGTTACCTCCTAGCTCCTACTAATTGTTACTGTTACTGGTTACTTTATCCCGGTTAATCAGACTCTGCATCTTCGcagtaaatgtacagtctcttctcctgtaaaccgctctgaactgttttgtggtattgcggtatgcaaaaataaagttgttattattattattactacaaaCAAGAGGGAAATGGTCAGAAACTGCTTTGCATGCCGTGAATTAAAGTCAGAGCAAATGGAAAACCttttgtttggggggaggaggggtgcaaAGCAAACCAATCTGTGGCCCCACTGAAAACCTCTCTAGATGCTGATGATGTATAGGGCTATGGGCCACTTCATTCGGCTACCTTAGACTACAGGGGCATTCTTTACAAGTCCTTAGAGCCTTGCAGGGCAGCACCATGGACACCACCAATCTGCTGGCAGTCATCCAGTAACCCATCTAGCTCGATTAGGTCGCGTTTCTTTGATTTGTCTCTCTTCTTTTTTGCACCTTCTGCATTATCCCCACTCTTCCGAAAAGCATTCACGTCTCTAAATCAAGCTCCTACAACTGAACCCTCCGTTCCCGGAGCCCAGGCTCAATGACGAGGGCTACTCCCCCGGCTCTCACCTTCATTCTCTCACGGCACTGCGAAGGCGTCCTCTCGTAGCCCAGCTCCGCCAAGGCCCGGGAGACACGCTCGTACATGGCCGGGCCGGGCGACCTGATCCCGAGGACAGTACCGGCGCCTTCGAGCTGCTGGTAGCGTGCCTCCACCAGCCGCTCGTTGCCCCAGACGGCGATGAGCGCGTTGGTCTCGGCCGGCGTCCAGGACATGCCCCGGCAGGCGGTGAACGAGACGGACGGCGAGGAGGCGGCGCCCAGGAGCCCGGCCGCCGAAACGCCCCCCAGGACTCCCGTGGCCGAGGCGCCCCCAGAGCCAGACATCTGCAGAGGGGAGCTGCGGCCCGGCGTCGACGGGTCCGAGGCGGAGCGGTTGCCGTCGCTCAGGCCCGGCGACTCCGGCGACAGCACCTCCGTTTTCGGGATCTTCAGGCACGACGAGGCCTCCGATGAAAATTCCGAACTACAGGGCGCCGCCATCTTCCTCGGCTGCTGAGACGGGAAGTGACGCAAGGGCGTGACGAGGGGGGCGCGGCTCGCGCCCAGCCTCGGCTGCTGGGGAAGACGGCGCGAGAGCGGCTCGTGGCCTCGCCGAGCGCGGAACGTTCTGAGGGATCTTTTGTCAAAGGTGGCCGTGGGCAGGATTAACCAGtgggcacgtgcctagggcccgatgaaggagggcatcaacattgtttttttccaaacggcgatgggcccctccagcattgattggcaacgcggcacccccccccccccatcacggAAAGTAAGAcgagcaagcaacgcgggtaagaaaggcaacgggaactgtaattgtgcaagcggtgtgctgcttgcccaaagcttccctctgacgcagcttcctgtttccgcccgggcgcatggtggggtgggacagggggggcccaggggccctcgacaaattaatcctgccctggccgtAGAGCGCCCTTGTCCCGCCTCTGAGGCCACTTTCTACCCGCAAAACGGTCAAGTTCCCGTTTGAGGGAAATTTTTACTGCGCTTTTGGACGGCACATaggaacatagtagatgacggcagataaagacccgaatggtccatccagtctgcccaaacgcATACTTAGCGCAgcgaaataataatttttaaaaaatggcttaACCCGGTAAGGTTTGGATATGTGGACGCTATCCACacgctaaaaaaagaaaaactaagctttaggactgggggggggggagggtttggggacGGACATTGGGCGTGTAGCCGGTGGGCCTTCACACCCGACATAAAGGGGACTCGGGGAGCAATGGGACTATTGTAAATTGCTTCTGTGTATTTTAGTACGTGACAGTGGATTGTGTGAGTTATAcgttttaaaataaagaaaaatagcaCAAATTAAGATAGAACAAAACGTAAAGGAGCCAGTGTTTAATGGAAGATACCAGGGTCAATCAAAAAGTAATATAGAAAAAGTCGGCCATTTCTTAGTGCGTCCGAATGAGCCGTGTAAGTATGTGCTTAGGCTGCTTTTTTTAAACTACAGTTTGTTAAAAAAGGGCTCCTTTGTCAATGGCCACATACTAATACTACCATTAGCACACACCCGTTAAAACAAATTAGCATATGAGCACTTGGACCTATTTTGTAAGAGGTAAGAGTTCACATCTAAGCGTGCGCTGATCAGCAGGGCTGGCTCAGCTTATGGACCAGGTGAAGTCCTGGCCCAAGGCACTGGTGATAAAAGGCTTCAAAATCTCAGTCCGGTCTATCTTCAGATTTCTAGAGGGATAGGTGCTAGTCTGGGATTTGGGCACCCTTTATCATCAGTTCCCTGAGTCAAGCGAGCTAGTGCCTCAGCTAGACCAGCAGGAGGGGGAGACTTGAAAGAGATGGGGGAAGATACCAAATCACAGGGGTAAGGAGCAAGCAGCTAtcagatagggggggggggcaccgatgcaaaagttggctcagaGTGCAACAGTCTGCTAACATCAGTCTCTGACCCTCAACATGCCTCTCTGACTTAAAgatgaaaatagtaaaaccagatgTACTGCATAACCTCCTCCAGTAAGtccttttaagctgtggtaagtgtAAGTAGCTTGGTAAAAAGACCCTGAAGAGAGTGGTAAAGAGTGTGATAAGATACACAGGGTCCAAGAAACCTGGTTGTAGGGCCATATCTGCCCCAATGTGGTAAATATTGCCTGAAGTTGAAAGGCACCAGTGAGCTTCCATggctctattttttttatttattcatactgtacatttcttatttatttattcgccTATCAACAACTTTCTGTAGGTGACTTACATAGTGTGCAGCATAAATTATTGTTGCACATCTACAGCCATCATTGAGATCTGCTTCTAAGGATCTTTTAGATGATCCATCATTCATGCTATTTAATTGGAAGGTTGAACATCCTCCATTTTTGACATGTGATAGACCCAAATTATGGGAACTTGTTACCATTAAAGTTGAGACAGCAAGCATATTAAAATATTTAAGTCTTTGAAGAtctttctgttccagcaggatTTTACTGATTTGGAGTGATTATTGTTTTATGACAACTTACTGTATTAACTGCAGTTTTGATAAAACATGTTCTGGgccttttttatcaagctgcactacaAGATTTTAGCGCAAACCGGTACAGTAAATGCTCCAAAACTCTCCTCACGAactcgtgctaaaaacctctattgcagcttgATAAATGAGGGTATCTGTAATTTgaactattttatttttgtgtgttttgatttgtTAGAACTCTTGGCATTcaagtttgttttttattttgtatattgtTTCTGTATATTTTAGTATGTACATATTGTTGCTTCCCACCAAGAAGTTTCAAGATTATTTAAAACTTGATTGATCGCCCAATCATAAATTCAGGGTGATGCCCAATTCTAAAAACAGTTTACAGGGGAACAAAAAGTTCATATAGCAAATGCATGCTTGACTTTCAAAAGAGACGGGATCAATAGGGTAGGTGGATTGTGTgagttatacatttttaaatagagaaaaataaaataacacaaatTAAGatagaacaaaatataaagaagcCAATATTTAATGGAAAgatacaagggtaaatcaaaaactaaaggcaaaatacatttaacagctttaaatagaagtaactgtgagcaattg encodes:
- the MSANTD2 gene encoding myb/SANT-like DNA-binding domain-containing protein 2 isoform X3 → MAAPCSSEFSSEASSCLKIPKTEVLSPESPGLSDGNRSASDPSTPGRSSPLQMSGSGGASATGVLGGVSAAGLLGAASSPSVSFTACRGMSWTPAETNALIAVWGNERLVEARYQQLEGAGTVLGIRSPGPAMYERVSRALAELGYERTPSQCRERMKLVIHCCLRQSFSSKINATS